One genomic segment of Macaca fascicularis isolate 582-1 chromosome 19, T2T-MFA8v1.1 includes these proteins:
- the SBK3 gene encoding uncharacterized serine/threonine-protein kinase SBK3 produces the protein MERRASETPEDGDPEEDTATALQRLVELTASRVTPVRSLRDRYHLIRKLGSGSYGRVLLAQPHQGGPAVALKLLRRDLVPRTTFLREFCVGRCVSAHPGLLQTLAGPLQTPRYFAFAQEYAPCGDLSGMLQERGLPELLVKRVVAQLAGALDFLHSRGLVHADVKPDNVLVFDPVCSRVALGDLGLTRPEGSPTPAPPGPLPTAPPELCLLLPPDTLPLRPAVDSWGLGVLLFCAATACFPWDVALAPDPEFEAFAGWVTTKPQPPRPPPPWDQFAPPAMALLQGLLDLDPETRSPPLAVLDFLGDNWGLQGNREGPGVLGSMSYEDREEGGSSLEEWTDDGDDGKSGRRTGTDGGAP, from the exons ATGGAGCGCAGGGCCTCCGAGACCCCTGAGGATGGGGACCCAGAG GAGGACACAGCCACAGCCCTCCAACGGCTGGTGGAGCTGACGGCCAGCAGGGTGACCCCCGTGAGGAGCCTTCGGGACCGGTACCACCTCATCCGGAAGCTGGGCTCCGGCTCCTACGGCCGCGTGCTCCTCGCCCAGCCTCACCAGGGGG GTCCGGCTGTGGCTCTGAAGCTCCTGCGTCGGGATTTGGTCCCGAGAACCACCTTCTTGAGGGAGTTCTGTGTGGGCCGCTGCGTCTCTGCACATCCAGGCCTGCTGCAGACCCTGGCAGGACCCCTACAGACCCCCCGCTATTTTGCCTTCGCCCAGGAGTACGCGCCCTGTGGGGACCTCAGCGGGATGCTGCAGGAAAGG GGCCTTCCTGAGCTGCTGGTGAAACGGGTGGTGGCCCAGCTGGCAGGAGCTCTGGATTTCCTCCACAGCCGGGGGCTGGTCCATGCAGATGTCAAGCCGGACAACGTGCTGGTCTTCGACCCGGTCTGCAGCCGTGTGGCCCTGGGAGACCTGGGTCTGACCCGGCCGGAGGGCAGCCCGACCCCTGCCCCACCAGGGCCTCTGCCCACGgcaccacctgagctctgcctcctgctaCCGCCCGACACTCTGCCTCTGCGGCCAGCCGTGGACTCCTGGGGCCTGGGGGTGCTTCTCTTCTGTGCTGCCACTGCCTGTTTCCCGTGGGACGTGGCACTGGCCCCCGACCCTGAGTTTGAGGCCTTCGCTGGCTGGGTGACCACCAAGCCCCAGCCACCTCGGCCACCACCACCCTGGGACCAGTTTGCACCCCCAGCCATGGCCTTGCTCCAGGGGCTTCTGGACCTGGATCCTGAGACTAGGAGCCCCCCACTGGCTGTTCTGGACTTCCTGGGGGACAACTGGGGGTTGCAGGGGAACAGAGAGGGCCCTGGGGTTTTGGGGAGCATGTCCTATGaggacagggaggagggaggttCAAGCCTGGAGGAGTGGACAGATGACGGCGATGACGGCAAAAGTGGCAGGAGGACGGGGACAGATGGGGGAGCTCCCTGA